The Methanosarcinales archaeon DNA window AAGGGGTTACTGAGAAATAACATAGCTAAATTGGAGCTTCCCCCATCCAGCACTCTGTAGCTCATCCGCCCATGATAGATATTGCATGCATTCATCCGTGTGCTTTTGTGGTTTGTTATTTTCGCTATTATATACCTGGGGTTAGTTCGAGGGCACAGAACTGTCTATGAATTATGCGAATGCCGATTCTACCACATTTACTCTGGCAATAATAAAATCTTCCTCAGTGGGAACCTTCTCCTCTTCTTCTTTCAAAGCCATTATATGTGCTTCAACAGCTTCTTTTACATTTTTCATGGTTTCTTCTACCGTCTCACCCTGAGAATAGCAGCCAGGCAAAGCAGGAACTTCAGCCCAATAACCTCCTTCTTCGGCTTTATAAACCAAAACTGTATATTCCATATTCTCATCTCCTATTTTAACAATTTAATGAATTCCTCTTCAGTCAATCCTGCTTTTTTGATTGCAGCTTTGAGCAGACCAATTTTTATTTCTTTTGATCCTGGTATTGTGATAATTTGCCCGTTTGGCATCTTGACATTAACATGGTCACCTTTACCTTTCCTTCCAACTCCACCAGCTTTAATGAATGCTTTTATTGTATCATTTCCTTTGATTCCTTTAAGCCTAGACAATTGAAATTCACCTGTCTTTTGCAATAACAACTATCATATTTATTGTTATCTCATGAAATTAACTGTTTATAGTCCATGATTTCTGGAAAGCGTACTACAAATATCTCTGTGATCATGGACTATAACACCACTCTTTATACGCATACTTTTTGGCTTGGCTTTTATAGTTGCAAAGCATCAGTTGAAGGAGGCTTAGGGGTTACCAGAAAATAAATTATCAAATTCGCTCGATAGATTTCAGCATAAATAAACCATGGTCGCCTACTTGAAGGAAGTTAATTTAGTTATGTTATTTCTCGGTAAGCACTTACTACTGTTATGACAGTTTTTTTTGAGTCGTTCCTCTAATGATTTGACGCGTTTTTCAAGTTTGGCAATTATTGCATCTTGGTGCTCTATCAGATTAATAACTGCTTCTGGCCCAGCTTTATAAATTGTTAGTATTTCTTCACGTTCCATATTAATTCCCTCAGATTAATGGAATAATTTTGTTGTTTTTTGAATATTAATTTAATATGATGTCAAAGTATATTGATTTTTCGATTTATGTGTTTTCTAAAAAGTAAACGTTTATAGGGTGGCTGAATAGTTACTTCAATTTTTTAAAATAATAGATCGAACTTGATATCAGAATTCCCACTGCATCTGCTGCCCAATCCCCTAAACCTGCATTTCTACCCGGTACAAAGCTCTGATGCAGATCATCAGAAGCATGCATCACCTTATCCTGATGTATGAATAGGTACGGTGCAGGGATGGATTCCTGACTGAGACTGGATAGATAAAATATTAACAGGCCATAGCTGAACAATCCTGCTGCCCGGACAGGTCTCATTCTTTAGATGGTGATTCCTCAATAAAATTTTTGAAGAATGCTGCAAATACTCCGATAAATAATCCTAACACACCAGCTATTGCGATTTTTAAGAATTTATTTTGTGCAACCGGTTTTTCTGGTGCATAGGGGGAACTGATAACTTCGATCCAGGTATAATCGGGTGAGGCAATAATTTCCAGATTTTTTCTCTGGATTTCATAGGAATATAATTTATCCTCAATGGAAGTTAATCGGGAATTCAATTCTATGAAAAGTTCCAGCATCACCGTTCTGTCGCTTGGTTCTACATCCGGAATCTGCTCGATCTTATATAATGTATCTTCCCGTTGTGTTTCGAGTAATTCTGTCATTGTATCGATTCGCTCGATCTCTTTTTCAATGTCTATTAGAAGCTGAATTGTATTTTCATTGATCACTTCGTTGATATGTGTTTCCAGTGTATTTTTAAGAATATCAGGGTCAAGAGGCCCTTGTAATGTAATTTTTATCTGATTTGTGTCTTGATCGCTATTTAATTCTTTGGCAATAACAGCAACATGAATGTTTTCCTTAAACCAGCTAATTACACTGGCTTCTGGGTTTTCGGCATCTTTAAAGGGAACCGAAGTTGGAAGATCTGATCGCTCCACAGTCTTAACGATAATATTATGTGAGGTAATGGTGGAAGATATGATATCTGGATCGGTATACCGTACAGCATTGGTCAGACCCGAAGGCATGGGATTAATAAACACTTGAGCTTCTGTTTGGTATTCCTCTGTTGAAATGAAAAATGAAAACAA harbors:
- a CDS encoding type II toxin-antitoxin system HicA family toxin, which codes for MQKTGEFQLSRLKGIKGNDTIKAFIKAGGVGRKGKGDHVNVKMPNGQIITIPGSKEIKIGLLKAAIKKAGLTEEEFIKLLK
- the vanZ gene encoding VanZ family protein, translating into MRPVRAAGLFSYGLLIFYLSSLSQESIPAPYLFIHQDKVMHASDDLHQSFVPGRNAGLGDWAADAVGILISSSIYYFKKLK
- a CDS encoding type II toxin-antitoxin system HicB family antitoxin, whose translation is MEYTVLVYKAEEGGYWAEVPALPGCYSQGETVEETMKNVKEAVEAHIMALKEEEEKVPTEEDFIIARVNVVESAFA